In Prosthecochloris sp. GSB1, the following proteins share a genomic window:
- the trbL gene encoding P-type conjugative transfer protein TrbL: MNTQILNNTLDAFLTAFNAGWGNLQPAINWLIGIMLGIELVLVGLWWALGGGDQLVNVMKKLLYLGFWMWVVTNFPTLAKNFAFSLAEAGEIAGGRPASHNILLDPSGIINIGLDVTAPLAKAIGEQGWDIADGLAYAIMWLLSILAFVIIAWQMFYCVLEFYLILALVGILLPFGFFEPTKFLAEKSIGAVIASGVKLMVLSFIVAVSTTILSGISVPDDIPSLEAGITLVMISGAIAFLAWNAPGVAGGLLAGSPSLSAATGAQNAVAGTLVGGLAVAGGVAATRAAAGKVAQIARGGAGKLTGNKAGGSVSPAGGRNEGAHSSGASKSTVPKWAKNALHASRHVPDESRPSGGNATPDIKT, encoded by the coding sequence ATGAACACCCAGATATTAAACAATACGCTGGATGCTTTCCTGACAGCTTTTAATGCAGGCTGGGGGAATCTCCAGCCTGCCATTAACTGGCTCATCGGTATCATGCTTGGCATTGAGCTGGTGCTGGTGGGACTCTGGTGGGCGTTGGGCGGCGGTGATCAGCTGGTCAATGTCATGAAAAAGCTGCTCTATCTCGGCTTCTGGATGTGGGTTGTGACCAATTTTCCGACCCTGGCCAAGAACTTCGCGTTTTCCCTTGCCGAGGCGGGAGAAATAGCAGGAGGGAGGCCAGCATCACATAACATTTTACTGGACCCTTCCGGCATTATCAATATCGGCCTTGATGTCACGGCTCCCTTGGCCAAGGCTATCGGAGAACAGGGCTGGGATATTGCCGATGGTCTGGCATACGCGATCATGTGGCTGCTCTCTATTCTTGCCTTTGTCATCATCGCATGGCAGATGTTCTACTGTGTTCTGGAGTTTTACCTGATTCTCGCACTTGTCGGCATTCTTTTGCCGTTCGGGTTTTTCGAACCCACCAAATTCCTTGCGGAAAAATCCATAGGGGCGGTGATTGCTTCCGGCGTCAAGCTGATGGTTCTCAGCTTCATAGTGGCAGTCAGTACGACCATTCTGAGCGGTATATCCGTTCCTGATGATATACCGAGCCTGGAGGCAGGTATCACGCTGGTCATGATCAGCGGGGCGATTGCTTTCCTTGCATGGAATGCTCCGGGAGTTGCCGGTGGTTTGCTCGCTGGCAGTCCCAGCCTGTCAGCCGCCACCGGTGCACAGAATGCCGTTGCCGGGACGCTTGTCGGCGGTCTGGCGGTGGCAGGTGGTGTGGCAGCCACAAGGGCAGCAGCCGGAAAGGTGGCCCAGATTGCCAGGGGAGGAGCAGGAAAGCTCACTGGCAACAAGGCGGGTGGTAGCGTCTCGCCAGCAGGAGGCAGAAACGAAGGAGCCCACTCATCGGGAGCATCAAAAAGCACCGTCCCGAAGTGGGCCAAAAACGCCTTGCATGCAAGCCGCCATGTCCCGGATGAATCACGGCCATCAGGTGGCAATGCAACGCCAGACATAAAGACATGA
- a CDS encoding VirB3 family type IV secretion system protein: MIDGYEVPVHRSLTEVMLLGGVPRTVAFLLWTTAAAIALGLHQLWVVPIAIVIHTVLAAAARKDPWFFEVFIQALKSPKQLCP, translated from the coding sequence ATGATTGATGGTTATGAAGTGCCAGTTCACCGCTCGCTGACCGAGGTCATGCTCCTTGGCGGCGTGCCGCGCACCGTGGCGTTTCTCCTGTGGACAACCGCGGCGGCAATTGCTCTCGGTTTGCACCAGCTCTGGGTTGTACCAATTGCCATTGTGATCCATACGGTACTTGCCGCTGCAGCCAGAAAAGACCCCTGGTTCTTTGAAGTGTTTATCCAGGCATTGAAATCACCAAAACAGTTGTGCCCCTGA
- a CDS encoding Panacea domain-containing protein: protein MGLKDEYAVIFFLYFATMNTQSENIVVILHTLLYVLKKLGGTADFHKVFKILYFADQKHLVRYGSPICDDTYISMTNGPVPSTAYDILKSLRGQGLLNTQKDQFEPYFELTTNPFTVKAKVDADLDYLSASEISCIDESVAENAPLSFHELTEKSHDSAWKKGGESGEMDILDVAAAGGAKQAMLDYIEDTLENLNAQFE from the coding sequence ATGGGGTTAAAAGATGAATACGCTGTAATATTTTTTTTGTATTTTGCAACCATGAATACACAATCGGAAAACATAGTGGTAATACTGCATACGTTGTTGTATGTACTGAAAAAGCTCGGAGGCACAGCCGATTTTCACAAGGTTTTCAAAATCCTGTACTTTGCAGATCAGAAACATCTTGTGCGGTACGGGTCTCCAATATGCGATGACACCTACATCTCTATGACAAATGGTCCGGTTCCCTCAACAGCATATGATATTTTAAAGTCATTACGCGGCCAAGGGCTATTGAACACTCAAAAGGACCAGTTTGAGCCATACTTTGAGTTAACAACAAACCCCTTTACCGTAAAAGCCAAGGTAGATGCGGATTTAGACTACCTGTCAGCCTCCGAAATCAGCTGTATCGATGAATCGGTAGCTGAAAACGCACCCTTAAGCTTTCATGAACTCACAGAAAAGTCCCATGATTCGGCATGGAAAAAAGGTGGCGAGAGTGGTGAAATGGATATTCTTGATGTTGCGGCTGCCGGAGGAGCTAAGCAGGCCATGCTTGATTATATCGAGGATACTCTGGAAAATCTGAACGCTCAGTTCGAATGA
- the trbE gene encoding conjugal transfer protein TrbE, producing the protein MFSLKEYREPTTRLPDYLPWAALVAPGVVLQKDICLQKTLAFRGPDLASSSESELSSAVARLNNALKRLGSGWAVFVEAQRFTSTDYPEAIWSHPAASLVDFERREQFREAGTHYESGYYLTFVWRMPGQQSKQLQKVLYDDPAIRDSVADNNRDLEYFLRAVQEITDILQSVFVDVVELNDDETLTYLHSTISSNRHAVKAPDTPMFLDALLPDQALTSGDIPMLGENFIPTCTFTGFPSTSLPGMLDALNHLEIEYRWVCRYIAMDRDEAKKELEKYRKRWWQKRKSVLTMLKEEAARQESALLDSDAANKAADADAALQELGDDLVAYGYLTCTVTVSHPNLEEAMRRMRRVKQVIQSKGFVVKDETLNSRDAWLGSLPGHVYANVRRPIINTLNLAHMMPLSAIWAGDEENLYLKEVSGCGAPHMVCSTTGSTPFRLNLHVGDVGHTLIVGPTGAGKSTLLAMLELQWLKYPGARVVIFDKDRSSRAATLATGGNYYEPGGEKAPLAFQPLAGIESMAERIWAAGFILLLLQEQGVTGTPALKKEIDKALENLSSSERDHRTLTVFRDLVQSREIRDALYPYVIQGSYGQLFDADYEAMQAGFWQMIEMGALMSMPKDAIIPALYYLFHRVEQLFDGSPTLLVLDEAWLFLKHPVFMNQLQNWLKTLRKKNVAVVFATQEIADAAGSPIMATILSACQTKIYLPDEEALTPGMAKAYETFGLSETETGLLARARKKQDYYYRSPRGRRLFNLNLGPIALTFAGMSSPDDHRFMDSLEEAFSPEEYAAEMLRYRGHDWAAELLGKAKDSNNLKP; encoded by the coding sequence ATGTTCAGTCTCAAGGAATACCGGGAGCCGACAACACGGCTTCCTGATTACCTGCCCTGGGCGGCCCTGGTAGCGCCCGGTGTTGTCCTGCAGAAAGATATCTGCTTGCAGAAAACCTTAGCGTTTCGCGGTCCTGATCTGGCAAGCTCATCGGAATCGGAACTCTCTTCTGCAGTTGCACGGCTCAATAACGCGCTCAAACGGCTTGGGAGCGGTTGGGCTGTTTTCGTTGAAGCCCAGCGTTTTACCAGCACGGACTATCCTGAAGCGATCTGGTCGCATCCGGCTGCCTCGTTGGTCGATTTTGAACGTCGTGAGCAGTTCCGTGAAGCCGGAACACACTATGAGTCCGGCTACTATCTCACCTTCGTCTGGAGAATGCCGGGGCAGCAGTCAAAACAACTGCAAAAGGTGCTCTATGATGATCCGGCAATCAGGGACAGCGTTGCTGATAACAATCGGGATCTGGAATACTTTTTGAGAGCAGTCCAGGAAATCACCGATATTTTGCAGAGCGTGTTTGTTGATGTTGTCGAGTTGAATGATGACGAGACACTGACCTACCTGCACAGTACCATTTCATCAAACCGGCATGCGGTGAAGGCCCCTGACACACCGATGTTTCTCGATGCGCTGCTGCCGGACCAGGCATTGACCAGCGGTGATATCCCCATGCTTGGTGAAAACTTTATCCCGACCTGTACCTTCACCGGTTTTCCCTCGACATCCCTGCCCGGTATGCTCGATGCATTGAACCATCTGGAAATCGAGTACCGCTGGGTTTGCCGCTATATCGCCATGGACAGGGACGAGGCAAAGAAAGAGCTTGAAAAGTACCGGAAACGGTGGTGGCAGAAACGGAAGTCCGTATTGACGATGCTGAAGGAGGAGGCAGCCAGGCAGGAATCTGCCCTTCTTGACAGTGATGCCGCCAACAAGGCAGCCGATGCCGACGCAGCCTTGCAGGAGCTCGGTGACGATCTTGTTGCCTATGGCTATCTCACCTGCACGGTGACCGTGAGTCATCCCAATCTCGAAGAAGCCATGCGGCGGATGCGGCGGGTCAAGCAGGTGATCCAGAGCAAGGGGTTTGTGGTCAAGGATGAAACCCTCAACAGCCGTGATGCCTGGCTGGGGAGTCTGCCCGGTCATGTCTATGCGAATGTGCGCCGTCCGATCATCAATACCCTGAATCTCGCCCACATGATGCCGCTTTCCGCTATCTGGGCAGGAGATGAGGAAAACCTGTATCTCAAGGAGGTGAGCGGTTGCGGAGCACCACACATGGTTTGCTCGACCACCGGTTCGACACCATTCCGGCTGAACCTGCATGTCGGTGATGTCGGTCATACCCTTATCGTGGGGCCGACCGGGGCAGGGAAATCCACCCTGCTTGCCATGCTGGAACTGCAATGGCTCAAGTATCCTGGTGCCCGTGTAGTGATTTTCGACAAGGATCGATCATCAAGGGCGGCTACCCTTGCAACAGGCGGGAACTACTATGAACCGGGTGGAGAAAAAGCTCCCCTTGCTTTCCAGCCGCTTGCCGGTATCGAGAGCATGGCCGAGCGTATCTGGGCTGCCGGATTTATCCTCTTGCTCCTGCAGGAGCAGGGGGTAACCGGCACACCGGCATTGAAAAAAGAGATCGACAAGGCGCTCGAAAACCTTTCCTCCAGCGAAAGAGATCACCGGACATTGACCGTGTTCCGTGATCTGGTGCAGTCACGGGAGATCCGCGATGCTCTGTATCCCTATGTGATACAGGGGAGCTATGGCCAGTTGTTCGATGCCGATTATGAAGCGATGCAGGCCGGGTTCTGGCAGATGATCGAGATGGGGGCGCTCATGTCGATGCCGAAAGATGCCATCATTCCGGCGCTGTATTATCTCTTTCACCGTGTGGAACAGCTCTTTGACGGCAGTCCCACACTGCTGGTGCTGGATGAGGCGTGGCTGTTCCTGAAGCATCCCGTGTTCATGAACCAGCTGCAGAACTGGCTGAAAACGCTCAGGAAAAAGAATGTTGCGGTGGTGTTTGCCACGCAGGAAATTGCCGACGCAGCCGGTTCACCCATCATGGCAACCATTTTGTCTGCCTGTCAAACCAAGATCTACCTTCCCGACGAGGAAGCCCTGACACCGGGCATGGCCAAAGCCTATGAAACATTCGGCCTGTCGGAAACCGAAACCGGTTTGCTTGCCCGAGCCCGAAAGAAACAGGACTACTACTACCGGTCACCAAGAGGCAGAAGACTGTTCAACCTGAACCTCGGCCCGATAGCTCTCACGTTTGCCGGTATGTCGAGCCCCGACGATCACCGCTTCATGGACAGTCTTGAAGAGGCCTTCAGTCCGGAAGAGTATGCCGCTGAGATGCTTCGCTACCGTGGGCATGACTGGGCGGCGGAGCTTCTCGGGAAAGCCAAAGACAGTAACAATCTCAAACCATAA
- the trbB gene encoding P-type conjugative transfer ATPase TrbB, with product MKDAISRRRAASLQSAVEPIMQFLEQESIIEIMLNSDGRVWVDEAGRGMYCTDTTMDSDDAERMIRLIAASMNAEVHEKNPSLAARMPIWGARLQACVPPVVASPVFSLRKPSKVVFTLQDYVEQGILSETQATFLDEAVKTRKNMLIGGGTGSGKTTLANALLHSIAATRDRVYIVEDNPELQCAAENMVQILVQPPLYTHRQAIMDAMRLRPDRIIVGEVRDGAALDMLKAWNTGHPGGLATIHANSAIAMLQRLGQLIEEVIPVAPRELIAEAVDICVHIQRDPRHRSGRSLTGIIAVNGFDKNNAWVLDPFYERS from the coding sequence ATGAAGGACGCAATTTCACGCAGACGTGCAGCCTCTCTGCAGAGTGCCGTTGAACCGATCATGCAGTTTCTTGAGCAGGAAAGCATCATAGAGATCATGCTCAACTCTGACGGGCGTGTCTGGGTTGACGAGGCCGGGCGCGGCATGTATTGCACCGATACCACCATGGACTCCGACGATGCGGAGCGCATGATCCGGCTTATTGCGGCATCAATGAATGCAGAAGTACATGAGAAAAATCCGTCGCTTGCTGCACGGATGCCGATATGGGGAGCCCGCTTGCAGGCATGTGTTCCCCCGGTGGTTGCTTCGCCGGTTTTTTCACTCCGCAAGCCATCAAAAGTCGTGTTTACCCTGCAGGATTATGTAGAGCAGGGCATACTGAGCGAAACACAGGCAACATTTCTCGATGAAGCGGTCAAGACAAGAAAAAACATGCTGATCGGAGGAGGAACAGGGTCAGGAAAAACAACACTGGCCAATGCACTCCTGCACAGTATTGCTGCAACTCGTGATCGAGTCTACATCGTTGAAGACAACCCCGAATTGCAGTGTGCAGCCGAAAACATGGTGCAGATTCTGGTGCAGCCGCCGCTCTATACACACCGGCAAGCCATCATGGACGCCATGCGGTTACGTCCAGACCGGATTATTGTCGGCGAGGTGCGCGACGGAGCTGCACTCGACATGCTCAAGGCCTGGAACACCGGTCATCCGGGAGGACTGGCGACAATCCATGCAAACAGCGCTATCGCAATGTTGCAGCGGCTGGGTCAACTCATCGAGGAGGTAATTCCGGTTGCTCCGCGTGAACTGATTGCCGAGGCAGTGGATATCTGTGTTCATATCCAGCGTGATCCCCGCCACCGTTCGGGCCGCTCTCTTACCGGTATCATCGCGGTCAACGGATTTGACAAAAACAATGCCTGGGTTCTTGATCCGTTCTATGAACGGTCATGA
- the traG gene encoding IncP-type conjugal transfer protein TraG, with protein MRNTRTINVFYSHVSAGLLFTLLGMWCSTQYVAYALGYQQALGQPAFVVNGYPVYEPWLWMYWAYHFEPYAPQVFDMASWITYTSFFVMFGLMVILAIRRARFRSASGVYGTARWASRKELERVGLLKDKGVILAQSNDAQFHSVVKTDVSGDVNVQWVMDREGQEVLRHNGPEHVFCFAPTRSGKGVGLVIPTLLTWTGSCVVYDIKKENWAATSGWRRSFSHCLRFEPTAPGSVRFNPLLEIRKGLYEVRDAQNIADILVDPEGSLERRDHWDKTAHTIFVGAILHILYAENDKSIAGLVRFLSDPERSIEETLHYMLNTRHLPDGPHPVVASCAREALNKSPNELSGVISTAMTFLALFRDPIIARNTAVSDFHIEDLMNATRPVSLYIVVPPSDIDRTKPLIRLILNQMGRRLTEKMSFRQKENGKGASGYEVLLKTGKNPAGKLSGQKVQPRHRMLLMLDEFPSLGRLSFFETELAYLAGYGIKCIMISQSLNQIEKAYGQNNSILDNSHVRITYGALDERTAKRISDLLGQATEKRRQLNFAGSRLAPWLGHVMESEQESPRPLLTPGEILQLPGDDALLMVGGIPPYRAKKVMYYQDERFRERAWLPAPESDEEQAAELFKSRTQGNDWCTGDDQGMGFKGVDSEHSTEPDSLGDTIGGKDYETGQEKQEREKDLEKDAIELVLEEKVLSETEQKALLASAKEDAEVKQNRQMLQEKIRKVQERNRSIELSRSPGGGELPL; from the coding sequence ATGAGAAATACACGCACGATCAATGTGTTTTACAGCCATGTAAGCGCCGGTCTGTTGTTCACCCTGCTGGGGATGTGGTGTTCAACGCAATATGTGGCCTATGCTCTCGGTTATCAGCAGGCGTTGGGACAACCTGCCTTTGTCGTGAACGGTTATCCGGTGTATGAGCCCTGGTTGTGGATGTACTGGGCCTACCATTTCGAGCCATATGCTCCCCAGGTTTTTGATATGGCAAGCTGGATCACCTACACCAGTTTCTTTGTCATGTTCGGTCTCATGGTCATCCTTGCTATCCGAAGGGCTCGATTTCGTTCAGCATCGGGTGTCTATGGCACAGCACGGTGGGCCAGCCGAAAAGAGCTGGAGAGGGTTGGCCTGCTTAAAGATAAAGGGGTGATTCTTGCGCAGAGCAACGATGCTCAATTTCATTCGGTCGTGAAGACAGATGTATCCGGTGATGTTAATGTTCAGTGGGTCATGGACAGGGAAGGTCAGGAGGTATTGCGCCACAACGGCCCGGAACATGTCTTCTGCTTTGCCCCGACGCGATCGGGAAAAGGTGTAGGGTTGGTTATCCCGACACTGCTGACCTGGACCGGTTCCTGTGTGGTTTACGATATCAAGAAAGAAAACTGGGCTGCGACATCCGGCTGGCGCAGGAGTTTTTCTCACTGCCTGCGGTTTGAACCGACAGCGCCGGGATCGGTCAGGTTCAATCCCCTGCTTGAGATCCGAAAAGGGCTCTACGAGGTCAGGGACGCACAGAATATCGCGGATATTCTTGTTGATCCCGAGGGTTCGCTTGAAAGAAGGGATCACTGGGACAAGACTGCGCATACCATCTTTGTCGGTGCCATTTTGCATATCCTCTATGCGGAAAATGACAAGAGCATTGCCGGACTGGTGCGGTTTCTTTCAGACCCTGAACGTTCCATCGAGGAAACCCTCCACTACATGCTCAATACCAGGCATTTGCCGGACGGTCCCCATCCGGTTGTGGCCAGTTGCGCACGGGAGGCGCTCAACAAGTCGCCCAACGAACTGTCCGGTGTCATCTCGACAGCGATGACGTTCCTCGCCCTGTTTCGTGATCCGATTATAGCCCGGAACACAGCGGTGTCGGATTTCCATATCGAGGATCTCATGAATGCCACAAGGCCGGTGTCACTGTATATCGTTGTTCCGCCCTCTGATATTGATCGAACCAAGCCGTTGATCAGGCTGATTCTCAACCAGATGGGGCGGAGGCTTACTGAAAAGATGTCTTTCAGGCAGAAAGAAAACGGTAAAGGTGCATCGGGGTACGAGGTTCTGTTGAAAACAGGGAAGAATCCTGCCGGAAAACTGTCAGGACAGAAAGTGCAACCGAGACACAGAATGCTTCTGATGCTTGATGAGTTTCCAAGTCTTGGACGATTGAGCTTCTTTGAAACCGAACTGGCCTATCTGGCAGGATACGGGATCAAGTGCATCATGATTTCCCAGAGTCTGAACCAGATTGAAAAGGCATACGGCCAGAACAATTCGATTCTGGATAACTCCCATGTCCGTATCACCTATGGTGCACTGGACGAGCGGACGGCAAAGAGGATTTCCGATCTGCTGGGACAGGCAACGGAAAAGCGCCGTCAACTGAACTTTGCAGGCAGCAGGCTTGCTCCATGGCTTGGGCACGTGATGGAAAGCGAACAGGAGAGCCCGCGCCCGTTGCTCACACCAGGAGAGATCCTGCAACTGCCGGGTGATGACGCACTCCTGATGGTCGGCGGTATTCCTCCCTACAGAGCCAAGAAGGTCATGTACTATCAGGATGAACGGTTCAGGGAGCGTGCATGGCTGCCCGCACCGGAGAGCGATGAGGAACAGGCGGCTGAGCTGTTCAAGAGTCGAACGCAAGGAAATGACTGGTGTACCGGTGACGACCAGGGGATGGGATTCAAGGGGGTTGACTCAGAGCATTCCACGGAGCCAGACTCTCTGGGTGATACCATTGGCGGCAAGGACTATGAAACCGGGCAGGAAAAGCAAGAACGCGAAAAGGATCTTGAGAAAGATGCAATTGAGCTTGTGCTGGAAGAAAAAGTTCTGTCCGAAACTGAACAAAAAGCCCTGCTTGCATCGGCCAAAGAGGACGCTGAAGTGAAGCAGAACCGGCAGATGTTGCAGGAGAAGATTCGCAAGGTTCAGGAGCGGAACAGAAGCATAGAACTTTCACGATCACCCGGAGGAGGAGAACTGCCGTTATGA
- a CDS encoding TrbC/VirB2 family protein, whose amino-acid sequence MKKLSVLIGLLFIANTALAASTGMPWEDPLNQLLDSLTGPVSRVIGAVAIIGFGIGLAFSEGGSLMRKALWVVMGLAIAFNALTWGLAFMGFGGGLTI is encoded by the coding sequence ATGAAAAAACTGTCCGTGCTGATCGGGCTACTTTTTATTGCCAACACAGCGTTGGCGGCTTCAACCGGCATGCCGTGGGAAGATCCCCTGAACCAGTTGCTTGATTCCTTGACCGGTCCGGTTTCGCGCGTGATCGGTGCCGTTGCCATTATCGGTTTTGGTATCGGTCTGGCCTTTTCCGAGGGCGGGAGTCTAATGCGAAAGGCGCTTTGGGTGGTCATGGGCCTTGCCATTGCGTTTAATGCCCTGACGTGGGGTCTTGCCTTCATGGGATTCGGTGGAGGATTGACGATATGA
- the trbF gene encoding conjugal transfer protein TrbF, which yields MKPASKTWKPEGTADTPYRRAQREWDERMGSSLVQAKNWRLATFAVLLLVALPSILGMVYLGAQPKAVPHIVEVNTDGSSVYRGAVGASWKEFKPGDASIRYHLGRFVNNTRMVSSDKAVIKRNWLDAYNLVTPNAANTLNAYAEKNEPFQRADKERVSVDILSMVPISGESWQIDWKESRWGIHGDAQGETWWRGIFRVVMHKPESEEQLAANPVGLYIDEFHWSKIQR from the coding sequence ATGAAACCAGCGAGCAAAACATGGAAACCCGAAGGAACAGCCGATACCCCTTACAGACGGGCACAAAGAGAGTGGGATGAACGCATGGGCAGTTCGCTTGTGCAGGCAAAGAACTGGCGTCTTGCAACCTTTGCGGTGCTGCTCTTAGTTGCACTGCCCTCGATACTTGGCATGGTCTACCTCGGTGCCCAGCCGAAAGCCGTACCGCACATTGTCGAGGTGAACACTGACGGCAGTTCGGTGTATCGCGGTGCTGTCGGTGCCTCATGGAAAGAGTTCAAGCCCGGTGATGCCTCGATCAGGTATCATCTCGGGCGGTTTGTGAACAATACGCGAATGGTGTCTTCCGACAAGGCGGTGATCAAGCGGAACTGGCTCGATGCATACAATCTGGTAACCCCGAATGCAGCCAACACCCTGAACGCTTATGCAGAAAAGAACGAGCCGTTTCAGAGAGCTGACAAGGAACGGGTCAGTGTAGACATTCTTTCCATGGTTCCCATTTCCGGGGAGAGCTGGCAGATTGACTGGAAAGAATCACGATGGGGAATTCATGGAGACGCTCAGGGTGAAACCTGGTGGAGAGGAATTTTCAGGGTTGTCATGCACAAGCCGGAGTCTGAAGAACAGCTTGCTGCCAATCCTGTCGGATTGTATATCGACGAATTTCACTGGTCCAAAATACAACGATAA
- the trbJ gene encoding P-type conjugative transfer protein TrbJ: MKMKKILFLVALLGLFLLPLQGKAAISVIDFSNLKQNITTSLNMVKSVAHQVTMISNQVKQYEAMLQSLKSFDSQTYNQLRILLHGNNEELDQLFREIDAIGYDIAQIDNQFDVLFPQGSDWNTIEFGRYGEYYQDWNKELGESAKNAMRTQSIVNRIQQYNNEMQEILSRSMEAEGEVRQLQANNQMLGVVGSQLGDLTATLAANGRITATMAARAAADNDASLELKRRALEGYGGERKEFVPVRTGMP; this comes from the coding sequence ATGAAGATGAAAAAGATTCTTTTTTTAGTTGCTTTGCTGGGCCTTTTCCTCCTGCCGTTGCAGGGAAAAGCGGCGATCAGCGTGATTGACTTCTCGAACCTGAAGCAGAATATCACGACCAGCCTGAACATGGTGAAAAGTGTTGCACATCAGGTCACCATGATCAGCAACCAGGTAAAGCAGTACGAAGCAATGCTGCAAAGCCTCAAGAGCTTTGACAGCCAGACATACAATCAGTTGCGGATACTGCTGCACGGCAACAATGAAGAGCTTGACCAGCTCTTCAGGGAGATCGATGCCATAGGCTATGACATTGCCCAGATAGACAACCAGTTCGATGTGCTCTTTCCACAGGGCTCCGACTGGAACACGATAGAATTCGGGCGGTATGGGGAATACTACCAGGACTGGAACAAGGAACTCGGCGAGAGCGCGAAAAACGCCATGCGTACCCAGAGCATTGTCAACCGCATACAGCAGTACAACAACGAAATGCAGGAGATTCTTTCACGCTCGATGGAAGCGGAAGGGGAGGTCCGGCAACTCCAGGCAAACAACCAGATGCTCGGTGTTGTAGGGAGTCAGCTTGGAGACCTGACCGCAACCCTGGCTGCAAATGGACGGATAACTGCCACAATGGCGGCAAGAGCGGCGGCAGACAATGATGCCAGCCTTGAACTCAAGCGAAGAGCTTTGGAAGGATATGGTGGGGAGCGTAAGGAATTTGTTCCTGTAAGAACAGGAATGCCATAA